One Streptomyces umbrinus genomic window, CCCGCGTACGGGTTGTCGACCTTGGCGCCCGGGGCCGGCGGGTCCGTGGGTCCGGGGCCGCTGCCACCGTCGTCGACGTTGCAGGTCACGCCGTCCAGGGTGAACGTGGTGGGCAGCGCGTTGGTGCCGCCGTAGGTGCCGTTGAAGCCGAAACTGACCGAACTCCCGGTCCCCAGCGTGCCGTTGTAGCTCTCGTTGGCCGCCGTGACGGCGGTGCCGCTCTGGCTGAGCTTCGCGTTCCAGCCGCTGGTGACCTTCTGGTTTCCGGCGTACGACCATTTCACGGCCCAACTCGACTTGGCCGCGCTGTTGTTGGTGACGGTGACCGCGGCGGTGAAGCCGGAGTCCCACTGGTTCTGCACCTTGTAGTCGACGGTGCAGGGAATGGCGGCCACGCCGACATCCGCGGGTATCGCCGCGACGGCGGCGCCCGCGGTGCCGGCGGCCAGCGCCACCGCCGCGAGGATTGCTGTTCTGGTACGGCTCATGTGCGGGGTGTCCTATCCGTCTAGGGAGCGCGGACGTTCGCGCAGCCCGATGCCGTACGACGGCGTGGGAGTGCCGTCGTCATGGGGGATGAGGGTGAGCTCGGAGCACTCCACCGGGCAGGCGGGCGCGACTCCCGAAGCCGTGCAGCGACCGACGCGCATGCGGTGTCCATGACAGAGATCCGCAGCACCGGCCACTAAAAGAGATGAACGCGGGGGGTGTCGCATGAGCGACTCCTTGCAGCTCTGACACGTCGTGACGGACGTGTCGACTGATGGAACCGCTCCCACTGGTGCCGATGAAAGTAGCGCCAAGTGTTGGTAAAGGACAGAGGAATTGCACTCTTGATCTATCGAATCATTTCGACTCTTCAAGCACCTTGACCCCTTCGACCCTCATCCCCACTATGGGAGCGCTCCCACTGGTTCAAGGCTTGTTGCCCCTCCCCCCATCTCCGAGCCGCATGGAGAGGAACCAGAACATGGCACCCAGACCCGGACGCCGCCTCGCGCGGCGGATGTGGACCGCCGTGGTGGCGGCCCTCGCCCTTCCGTTGACCACACTGGCGACCGGCGTGACCCCCGCTCAGGCGGCGGCCGTCCAGTGCAGCGTCGACTACAAGACGAACGACTGGGGCTCCGGCTTCACCGCCGAGCTCACCCTCACCAACCGCGGCACGGAGGCGATCAGCGGCTGGGCCCTGACGTACGACTACGCGGGCAACCAGCAGCTCAGCAGCGGCTGGAGCGGTACGTGGTCGCAGTCCGGCAGGACGGTCACCGCGAGGAACGCGTCCTGGAACGGGACGATCGCGGTGGGTGCCGCGGTGACGACCGGCGCCCAGTTCACGTACAGCGGCACCAACGCCGCGCCCACGTCCTTCGCGATCAACGGCACGGCCTGCACCGGCGCCCACCAGCCGCCGATCACCGTGCTGACCAGTCCCACCGCGGGCGCCGTGTACTCCCAGGGCGCCGCGGTCCCGCTCGCCGCAACCGCCGCGGCCGCGGACAACGCGACGATCAGCAAGGTCGAGTTCTACGACAACACGACACTGCTGGGCACCGACACGAGCTCGCCCTACTCGCTTTCGGCCTCCGGCTTGACCGTGGGCAGTCATTCGCTGCTCGCGAAGGCGTACGACAGCCTGGGCGCGTCGGCGGAGTCCACACCGGTCGGCATCACGGTCGCCTCGGGTCCCGCCGTGGTGGTCTCGCCGGCCCAACTGGGCGTCCAGCAGGGCAAGACGGGCACGTACGACGTGAAGCTCTCGACCCAGCCGTCGGCGAACGTGACCGTGGCGACCGCTCGGGCGAGCGGCAACACGGGCCTGTCCGTCACCGGCGGGGCGTCGCTCACCTTCACGCCGTCGAACTGGAACACCGCCCAGAAGGTGACCGTCACGGCCGCCGCCTCGGGCACCGGTTCGGCGACCTTCGAGTCGACGGCCACCGGGCACGCGAAGGCCGCGGTCACCGTCACGCAGCTCGCCGCGTCCAAGGAGTACGACGCCCGCTTCCTGGAGCTCTACGGGAAGATCACCAACCCGGCGAACGGCTACTTCTCACCCGAGGGCATCCCGTACCACTCGGTGGAGACGCTGATCGTCGAGGCGCCCGACCACGGCCATGAGACGACGTCGGAGGCGTACAGCTATCTGCTGTGGCTCCAGGCCATGTACGGCAAGGTGACGGGCGACTGGACCAGGTTCAACGGGGCCTGGGAGATCATGGAGAAGTTCATGATCCCCACGAAGGCCGACCAGCCGACGAACTCGTTCTACAACGCGTCGAAACCCGCGACCTACGCGCCCGAGCACGACACCCCGAACGAGTATCCGGCGCAGCTCGACACCGGTGTATCGGTCGGCCCCGACCCGATCGCCGCCGAGTTGAAGAGCGCGTACGGCACGGACGACATCTACGGCATGCACTGGCTGCAGGACGTCGACAACGTCTACGGGTACGGCAATTCGCCCGGCAAATGCGAGGCGGGTCCGACCGACACCGGCCCCTCGTACATCAACACCTTCCAGCGCGGATCGCAGGAGTCGGTGTGGGAAACAGTGCCGCAGCCGACGTGCGACGCGTTCAAGTACGGCGGCACGAACGGGTACTTGGACCTGTTCACCAAGGACGCCTCGTACGCCAAGCAGTGGAAGTTCACCAACGCCCCGGACGCCGACGCGCGGGCCGTGCAGGCCGCGTACTGGGCCGACATCTGGGCCAAGCAGCAGGGCAACGGCTCCGCCGTCACGGCGACCGTCGGCAAGGCCGCGAAGATGGGCGACTATCTCCGCTACTCCATGTACGACAAGTACTTCAAGAAAATCGGCAACTGCGTGGGACCGTCGACCTGCCCGGCCGGCACCGGCAAGGACGCCTCGCACTACCTGCTGAACTGGTACTACGCGTGGGGCGGCGCCACCGACGCCTCGGCGGGCTGGGCCTGGCGCATCGGCTCCAGCCACACCCACGGCGGCTACCAGAACCCGCTCGCCGCGTACGCGCTCAGCTCGTACGCCGATCTGAAGCCCAAGTCGGCCACAGGGCAGGCGGACTGGGCCAAGTCCCTCGACCGGCAGCTGGAGTTCTACCGCTGGCTGCAGTCCAGTGAGGGGGCCATCGCGGGCGGCGCGACCAACAGCTGGCAGGGGCGTTACGCGACGCCGCCTTCCGGGACGCCGACCTTCTACGGCATGTTCTACGACGAGAAGCCCGTCTACCACGACCCGCCGTCCAACCAGTGGTTCGGCTTCCAGGCGTGGTCGATGGAGCGGGTCGCCGAGTACTACCAGCAGACGGGTGACGCGGACGCCAAGGTCGTCCTCGACAAGTGGGTCGACTGGGCGCTGTCCAGGACCACGGTCAACCCGGACGGCTCCTTCCGCATCCCCAACACGCTCCAGTGGTCGGGCAAGCCCGACACCTGGAACGCGTCAAGCCCCGGTGGTAACACGGGACTTCACGTCACCGTCGCCGACTACACGGACGACGTCGGTGTGGCGGCCGCGTACGCCAAGACCCTGACGTACTACGCCGACCGCTCCGGTGACGCGGAGGCCGCGACCACGGCCAAG contains:
- a CDS encoding glycoside hydrolase family 48 protein — encoded protein: MAPRPGRRLARRMWTAVVAALALPLTTLATGVTPAQAAAVQCSVDYKTNDWGSGFTAELTLTNRGTEAISGWALTYDYAGNQQLSSGWSGTWSQSGRTVTARNASWNGTIAVGAAVTTGAQFTYSGTNAAPTSFAINGTACTGAHQPPITVLTSPTAGAVYSQGAAVPLAATAAAADNATISKVEFYDNTTLLGTDTSSPYSLSASGLTVGSHSLLAKAYDSLGASAESTPVGITVASGPAVVVSPAQLGVQQGKTGTYDVKLSTQPSANVTVATARASGNTGLSVTGGASLTFTPSNWNTAQKVTVTAAASGTGSATFESTATGHAKAAVTVTQLAASKEYDARFLELYGKITNPANGYFSPEGIPYHSVETLIVEAPDHGHETTSEAYSYLLWLQAMYGKVTGDWTRFNGAWEIMEKFMIPTKADQPTNSFYNASKPATYAPEHDTPNEYPAQLDTGVSVGPDPIAAELKSAYGTDDIYGMHWLQDVDNVYGYGNSPGKCEAGPTDTGPSYINTFQRGSQESVWETVPQPTCDAFKYGGTNGYLDLFTKDASYAKQWKFTNAPDADARAVQAAYWADIWAKQQGNGSAVTATVGKAAKMGDYLRYSMYDKYFKKIGNCVGPSTCPAGTGKDASHYLLNWYYAWGGATDASAGWAWRIGSSHTHGGYQNPLAAYALSSYADLKPKSATGQADWAKSLDRQLEFYRWLQSSEGAIAGGATNSWQGRYATPPSGTPTFYGMFYDEKPVYHDPPSNQWFGFQAWSMERVAEYYQQTGDADAKVVLDKWVDWALSRTTVNPDGSFRIPNTLQWSGKPDTWNASSPGGNTGLHVTVADYTDDVGVAAAYAKTLTYYADRSGDAEAATTAKALLDGMWENNQDALGIAVPETRADYNRFDDGVYVPSGWSGRMPNGDTINSSSTFDSIRSFYEDDPAWSKIEAYLAGGAAPSFTYHRFWAQADIALAMGSYAELLE